In one Lolium rigidum isolate FL_2022 chromosome 3, APGP_CSIRO_Lrig_0.1, whole genome shotgun sequence genomic region, the following are encoded:
- the LOC124703779 gene encoding histone H2B.1-like: MAPKAEKKPAEKKPVEEEPAAEKAKKTPAAKKPKAGKSLPAGKTAAKEGGEKKGKKKAKKSVETYKIYIFKVLKQVHPDVGISSKAMSIMNSFINDIFEKLAGESAKLARYNKKPTITSREIQTSVRLVLPGELAKHAVSEGTKAVTKFTSS, from the coding sequence ATGGCGCccaaggccgagaagaagccggcggagaagaagcccGTGGAGGAGGAGCCCGCGGCCGAGAAGGCCAAGAAGACCCCcgccgccaagaagcccaaggcgGGAAAGAGCCTGCCCGCCGGCAAGACCGCCGCCAAGGAGGGCGGtgagaagaaggggaagaagaaggccAAGAAGTCCGTGGAGACGTACAAGATCTACATCTTCAAGGTGCTCAAGCAGGTGCACCCCGACGTCGGCATCTCCTCCAAGGCCATGTCCATCATGAACTCCTTCATCAATGATATCTTCGAGAAGCTTGCTGGCGAGTCGGCCAAGCTTGCGAGGTACAACAAGAAGCCCACCATCACGTCCCGGGAGATCCAGACCTCCGTCCGCCTCGTCCTCCCCGGGGAACTCGCCAAGCATGCCGTCTCCGAGGGCACCAAGGCCGTCACCAAGTTCACTTCCTCGTAG